CAAAAAACATGATAAAATCCAAACCGATGATGTCCTTTCTGCTGCTGATGGGATTTTTCATTTTTTCGTCCTGCCAGCAACATCAGAAAGTGACGGTACTGAAACTGGGCCACAGCCTGGCGCCGACGAATTCGGTGCATAAAGCCATGGTTTACATGGGTAAGCGGCTGGAGAAGTTGTCCGGTGGTACCATGAAACTCGAAATTTATCCTTCCAGTCAGCTGGGCGGTGAGAGTCAATGCCTGGAGCTGCTCCAAATCGGTTCGCTGGCGATGACAAAAGTTTCGGCTGCCGCACTCGAAGGTTTTGCACCGGAATTTCAGGTACTTAGTCTTCCTTATATTTTTAAAGATAAAGCACACGCCTTCAAAGTGCTTGACGGCCCTATCGGACAGGGAATGCTAAAGCAAGCTCAGAAATTCTGGTTGCGCGGACTCTGTTACTACGATGCCGGAAGCCGCTCCTTCTACACAAAAGATACTCCGATTTATACTCCTGATGATTTGAAGGGATTAAAAATCAGGGTGATGAAGAGTAATACGGCGGTGGAAATGGTGAAACTGCTGGGAGGTTCTCCTACACCAATTTCATTTGGAGAATTGTACACAGCTTTGCAAGGCGGTGTAGTTGACGGTGCGGAAAATAATCCGCCTAGTTTCTATCTGTCTCATCACTACGAAGTTTGTAAATACTATTCGTTGGATGAGCATACGATGGTTCCCGATGTGTTGCTCATCAGTACCATTGTATGGAATAAGCTGACCCCGCAGCAGCAGAAATGGCTTCAGGAAGCAGCTAACGAATCGGTTCCCGTTCAGCGTAAGCTATGGGCGGAATCGGAAAAAGAAAGTCTGGCAGCTGTGAAGAAAGCCGGAGTGAAAATTATCCATCCTGACAAGGAGCCTTTCAGAGAGAAGGTGAAAGGAATGTATGAGCAGTATAAAGACGATTCGACCATGTATTCGCTGATCAAACGAATTCAGGCGGTCGATACACTCGCTCTTCCAGGAGACAAGGGGGAAAATTGATTTCTCCGGGCAACCGATAATTCATGACTAAACGTGTTTTAAATGAAACTCCGAAACATTGTAGATAAAATACTGGAGCGGGCAGTGGTCATTCTGATGGGCGCGCTGGTTCTTGATGTGCTCTGGCAGGTAGCCAGCCGCTATATCTTCCAGGACCCAAGCTCTTTTACTGATGAGTTGGCCGGATTCCTCCTGATTTGGGTAGGATTGCTGGGAGCAGCCTGGGCAGCAGGAATGAAACAGCACCTCGCTATCGATTTGCTATCGCAGAAATTGTCACCTGAGCGTCGGAAATACCTCGATATTCTGGTCAATATTTTAGTGATGTTGTTCGCTCTTGCGGTGATGGTAATTGGAGGAATATGGCTGGTATACACCCGTTTTTATCTCGGACAAATATCTGCCGCCATGCAGATTCCTCTCGGCTATGTATACCTTGTTGTTCCGCTAAGCGGCTTTCTCATCATGTATTATAGTATCGACGAGATTGCCCGGTTGACTAAAAATCCAAACGCTGAAAAGATTTGATTCATGGAAACATTAGGAATATTTGTTCTGGTTATTTCGTTCATCATTTTTCTGGCCATTGGTGTGCCCATTGCCTTCAGCATTGGATTGGCAGCCTTGCTTACGCTTCTTTTAAGTGTAGGAATGTTGCCGGCATTTACTACGCTGGCTCAGCAGATGGCTACCGGACTTGATAGTTTTGCGCTACTCGCCATACCCTTTTTCATATTAGCGGGGCAACTCATGAACCGGGGCGGAATCGCCATCCGGTTGATCTCGTTTGCGAAAGTATTGGTCGGACGACTTCCCGGCGGACTGGCATTTGTGAACGTACTTGCCAACATGCTTTTTGGTGCCATTTCCGGTTCTGCGGCTGCTTCGGCTTCGGCTATTGGCAGTATCATGGGACCTGAAATGGAGAAATCGGGCTATAACAAAAATTTTAGCGCGGCCATTAACATTACCAGTGCAACGACCGGATTGAGCATCCCGCCAAGCAATATATTGATTGTATACTCACTGGCCTCGGGAGGTGCCTCTATTGCGGCGCTTTTCCTTGCCGGATATATCCCCGGAATTCTTACCGGCTTATCACTGATGATTGTTGGTGCTGTTTTCGCCGTAAGGAAGAAATATCCGCTTTGTGAGAAATATACACTTCGACAGAGCGTGAAGATTTTTATCCAGGCTATTCCCAGTTTATTATTGCTGTTAGTAGTGATTGGCGGAATTATCGCCGGAATTTTTACCGCAACGGAAGCTTCGGCTGTGGCTGTTTTGTACTGTTTTGTTCTGGCGATGGCTTACAAGGAAATTAAGCTGAGCGATTTGCCCGGAATTCTTCTGAAATCGGTTGGAACTACCGCCATTGTGCTTTTGCTGGTGGCAACGTCGATGGGACTTTCGTGGGTAATGTCGTATCAGAACATCCCTCAGGGAGTGAGTGACGCATTGTTGAGCGTATCCGGCAATCCGGTTATTGTTTTGCTAATCATCAACTTTATACTGTTGTTCGTGGGTGTGTTCATGGATATGACGCCGGCTGTGCTGATTTTCACGCCAATTTTCCTTCCGGTGGTTACCTCGCAGTTGGGAATGGACCCGATTCATTTTGGTATCATCATGGTAATGAACCTTTCGGTAGGACTTTGTACGCCGCCTGTGGGCTCGGTTCTGTTTATCGGCTGTAGTGTGGCGAACACGAAAATACAACACGTAATCAAACCACTGTTACCTATGTTCGTGGTGATGATTATCACGTTATTACTTGTTACTTATGTTCCGGAACTGAGCTTGTGGTTACCTCACGTTTTTGGATACTAGCAAACAGATGACAGATTGATTCATAGAAGTAGTGAGAGGAGTTCAGAAATGGAGTCCTCTTTTTTCTTTACAGGAAAATGGAAGCGTCTTTAGAGTTTCTGGGCTAATTCTTTTAACCAGTTTTTCAGGCTTTCGCCGATGTCTTCCCGTTCCATTCCAAACAGGATATTGGTTTTTATAAACTCCAGCTTGTCACCAATGTCGAAGAGTTTTCCTTTCAACTTTACACCGTATATTTTTTCGTTTTGCAGAAGGGCCTGCATCGCATCGGTGATTTGAATCTCGTTGTTTTTCCCGGGAGGCGTTTTTTCCAGGTAACTGAAAATTTCCGGCGTGAAGACATACCGGCTGGCAATGGACAGGTTCGACGGAGCTTCGTGAATAGTCGGCTTTTCAACCAGTCTTTTGGCTTGAAGAATGTTATCGTACAAAAGAGTGCCGTCGAAAATGCCGTAGCGATTTACCATGTCTTTCGGGACTTCCTCGAGTCCAACCACCGAACTGTTGTATTTTTCGGCCACTTCAACAAGTTGTCGGGTAACCGGAATTTCACTTCTGAAAATGGTGTCGCCCAACAATACGGCAAACGGTTCGTTACCAACATGATCACGAGCATGTAAAATGGCGTCACCCAAACCGTTCATTTCTTTCTGCCACACGAAATGAATATTGGCCATGTCGGTAACGCGACGAATGGTGTCCAGTTCCCTGAATTTTCTCTTTTGTTTCAGCAGGTATTCCAGCTCAAAAGAGCGATCGAAATATTCCTCCACAGCTCGTTTCCCACGACCGATAATCATCAGAATGTCGGTTATTCCGGAGGCAACGGCTTCTTCCACCACATATTGAATGACCGGCGTGTCGACTATGGGAATCATCTCTTTAGGCTGCGCTTTGGTGATGGGGAGGAAGCGTGTTCCAAATCCGGCTGCAGGTATAACGGCTTTTCGTATCATGATTCTAATCGCAGTTTCCGGTTCATTTTACAAAAAATATCCGAAATAGTTCACTCATACGTTGACATATTCCGGATACAAATTAGCTGTTTAGAGCGTTTCGTTCCATTTGGCGATAGCCTCCATGTTCATCGGATTGGTGATGTTACGGGCTTCGGCTGTATAGAGAAACTCCAGTTCTTTGGCAAAGTATTCGGTAATTTTTCCACGAACCATTTTCATGGTACTGTTCATCAGGTGGTTTTGTTCCGTAAAGGCTTCGGGAAGTACGACAATGGTCGTAGGCAGCCAGCGCTCGGGAAACATACCCTCGTATTTTCCGCCTTTGCGGTAAGCATCGACTTCTTGTTTGAGAATTTCCAGCGATTTTTCGTTGCCTTCTTCGGTTCCCGGATCGACGCCCATCTTCTGCAATTTCCGGTTAATGGCTCCAATATTGGGAACCAGCATTCCGGAAGTATAAGGATTCTGGTTATTGTAGAGCATGGCCTGATCAATGAACTCTGACTGGTCGACCAACGCTTCCTCGATGCCTTCCGGACTGAATTTTTCGCCATCGTTTCCAATCAGCAGGCTCTTGAAGCGACCCAGAACGTACAAAAATCCGTCGGGGCCCATGTAGCCCATATCGCCGGTGTGCAGCCAGCCATCTTTCAGTGTTTCGGCGGTGGCTTTCGGGTTTTTCCAGTAACCGACCATCACGTTGTCGCCTTTGATGACGATTTCACCTTTTTCGCCAACTGGCAAATCTTTTCCGTCCTCGTCGCAAATTCTCAAATCAAGGTCTTTCACTAAACGTCCCGATGAACCGAATTTGATGGCGTGGAGTGCGTTGGAAGAAATGACGGGCGATGCTTCGGAAAGTCCATATCCCTGGCAAACCGGAACTCCGATGGCTGCAAAAAAGCGCTGCAGCTCGATGTCGAGCAGGGCACCTCCGCCCACGAAGAATTTCAGTTCGCCACCAAACGCTTCCCTGATTTTGGAGAACAGAATTTTATCGTAGAAAGCAACCGCGGGCCTCATCAACGCACGCCAGCCTTTGCCCTTGTTCCAACCATTGCCGTTATAGGCGTAGCCGACTTTTAGTCCTTGTTTGAAAAGTCTCTCCGCGGTTTTTCCTTTGGCCTGGATATTTTTCTCGATGTTTTTCCGGAAGTTCTTCGAAAGAGCCGGCACACTCATCAAAATGTTTGGCTTCAGCTCTTTGATGTTGTTCGGGACATTGCGCAATGTTTCCATCGGTGAACGACCAATTTGCACCGAACCAATGCTGGCACCATTGACCATGAAGCTGTATAAGCAGGCAGTATGGGCAAATGAGTGATCCCAGGGTAGAATTGCCAGCGTCCGGAAGCTTTCGTCGATCTCCATGAGAGAGTTGGACTGAGCCACGTTGGCGGCATAGTTCAAGTGCGAGAGCATAATTCCCTTCGGATCGGCTGTGGTTCCTGATGTATAGGAGATGTTAGCCAAATCGTCGGGTTGAATGCCTTGCCAGATGGCATCGAAAGTGGCTTTCTTTTCGGGATCTGCCAGGAAGGTCTTGCCTTGCTCAATCAGGTCCGAGAAATTGAGGTCATTCGTTCCCGGATTTTCCTTTCTGTCGATATAAATCACTTTTTTGAGCTCGGGCAGTTCCTTGCGGATACTTTCAATCTTTTCGGCTTGCTGTCCGGATACGATGAGCATTTTTGCCCCGGAATGTTCCAACCTGAATTTAAGTTCGTAGGGTTCAAGTTTCACCGACAGAGGAACATTAATAGCCTCGCAGTATAAAATTCCCAATTCGCTAATTAACCATGCGTTGCGGCCTTCGGATAGCAAACCAACACGGTCTCCCATTTCCAGCCCGGCTGATAACAAACCAGCGCCAAACTGATGGACTTGTTCGTGAATTTCACGATAAGTGGATGGTTCGTATTGGTCTTTTGTTTTTTCCCAAAGAAGAGGATTGTCAGGAAATTTAGCGACGCTTTGTTCAAAAAGCTCAATAAGTGTCTTCATAGATGTCTCTTTTTCCGTCGGCGAATACCGTAGTTTAGGATTTTTGTTAAGCAAGATTCAAAACTATGGAAATTTCCGTTAATCAGAAAAATGTTTTAAAGCCTGAAAAAGGCATAAAAATACCCGAACAGAATCTGTTCAGGTATTTATTGATGAGTGTGTTATCTATTTTAATCCGAAGCGGTAAACCGTTTTTGAGTGGAACTGATCTCCGGGTTGCAATCTCGTCGAAGGAAAATCGGGGTGATTGGGAGAGTCGGGATAGTGCTGCGTTTCGAGCGCGACACCAGCGTAACGCCCCAATTGTTTGCCGTTACTCCCTGTCATCTCCGGAATGTAGTACCCCGTGTACAACTGAATTCCAGGTTCGGTGGTCAGAACTTCAATTGTTCTGCCTGATGAATCTTCTGAAAGGACCGCTGCCTTTTTCAACTTGTCTATATCATCACCCAAAACAAAATTCAAATCGTATCCGTCTTTCAACTCGTTGATTTTCGCTCCCAATTCATGTTCTTCGGTAAAGTCGAATGGTGTTCCTGCTACTTTATTGATTTTCCCGGTAGGAATAAGCGTTGCATCAGTTTCGGTATACCGGTCCGAGTAAAGTTTCAGACTGTGGTGCAGAATGTTTTCACGGTTTCCCGTTAGGTTGAAGTAGGTATGATTGGTGAGGTTAACGACCGTTGTGTGGTCGGTTTCAGCTTTGTACTCAATTCCGAGCTCGTTTTTGTGGTTGAGCGTATAGGTAACGGTCACATCCAGGTTGCCCGGATAACCTTCTT
This Prolixibacter sp. NT017 DNA region includes the following protein-coding sequences:
- a CDS encoding TRAP transporter substrate-binding protein, translated to MIKSKPMMSFLLLMGFFIFSSCQQHQKVTVLKLGHSLAPTNSVHKAMVYMGKRLEKLSGGTMKLEIYPSSQLGGESQCLELLQIGSLAMTKVSAAALEGFAPEFQVLSLPYIFKDKAHAFKVLDGPIGQGMLKQAQKFWLRGLCYYDAGSRSFYTKDTPIYTPDDLKGLKIRVMKSNTAVEMVKLLGGSPTPISFGELYTALQGGVVDGAENNPPSFYLSHHYEVCKYYSLDEHTMVPDVLLISTIVWNKLTPQQQKWLQEAANESVPVQRKLWAESEKESLAAVKKAGVKIIHPDKEPFREKVKGMYEQYKDDSTMYSLIKRIQAVDTLALPGDKGEN
- a CDS encoding TRAP transporter large permease; the protein is METLGIFVLVISFIIFLAIGVPIAFSIGLAALLTLLLSVGMLPAFTTLAQQMATGLDSFALLAIPFFILAGQLMNRGGIAIRLISFAKVLVGRLPGGLAFVNVLANMLFGAISGSAAASASAIGSIMGPEMEKSGYNKNFSAAINITSATTGLSIPPSNILIVYSLASGGASIAALFLAGYIPGILTGLSLMIVGAVFAVRKKYPLCEKYTLRQSVKIFIQAIPSLLLLLVVIGGIIAGIFTATEASAVAVLYCFVLAMAYKEIKLSDLPGILLKSVGTTAIVLLLVATSMGLSWVMSYQNIPQGVSDALLSVSGNPVIVLLIINFILLFVGVFMDMTPAVLIFTPIFLPVVTSQLGMDPIHFGIIMVMNLSVGLCTPPVGSVLFIGCSVANTKIQHVIKPLLPMFVVMIITLLLVTYVPELSLWLPHVFGY
- a CDS encoding long-chain fatty acid--CoA ligase, with translation MKTLIELFEQSVAKFPDNPLLWEKTKDQYEPSTYREIHEQVHQFGAGLLSAGLEMGDRVGLLSEGRNAWLISELGILYCEAINVPLSVKLEPYELKFRLEHSGAKMLIVSGQQAEKIESIRKELPELKKVIYIDRKENPGTNDLNFSDLIEQGKTFLADPEKKATFDAIWQGIQPDDLANISYTSGTTADPKGIMLSHLNYAANVAQSNSLMEIDESFRTLAILPWDHSFAHTACLYSFMVNGASIGSVQIGRSPMETLRNVPNNIKELKPNILMSVPALSKNFRKNIEKNIQAKGKTAERLFKQGLKVGYAYNGNGWNKGKGWRALMRPAVAFYDKILFSKIREAFGGELKFFVGGGALLDIELQRFFAAIGVPVCQGYGLSEASPVISSNALHAIKFGSSGRLVKDLDLRICDEDGKDLPVGEKGEIVIKGDNVMVGYWKNPKATAETLKDGWLHTGDMGYMGPDGFLYVLGRFKSLLIGNDGEKFSPEGIEEALVDQSEFIDQAMLYNNQNPYTSGMLVPNIGAINRKLQKMGVDPGTEEGNEKSLEILKQEVDAYRKGGKYEGMFPERWLPTTIVVLPEAFTEQNHLMNSTMKMVRGKITEYFAKELEFLYTAEARNITNPMNMEAIAKWNETL
- the galU gene encoding UTP--glucose-1-phosphate uridylyltransferase GalU, producing the protein MIRKAVIPAAGFGTRFLPITKAQPKEMIPIVDTPVIQYVVEEAVASGITDILMIIGRGKRAVEEYFDRSFELEYLLKQKRKFRELDTIRRVTDMANIHFVWQKEMNGLGDAILHARDHVGNEPFAVLLGDTIFRSEIPVTRQLVEVAEKYNSSVVGLEEVPKDMVNRYGIFDGTLLYDNILQAKRLVEKPTIHEAPSNLSIASRYVFTPEIFSYLEKTPPGKNNEIQITDAMQALLQNEKIYGVKLKGKLFDIGDKLEFIKTNILFGMEREDIGESLKNWLKELAQKL
- a CDS encoding aldose epimerase family protein — protein: MELRREVFGTTPKGEKVFLYKLRNDNGVTVKITNYGGIITSIETPDKTGKTDNIALGFSELEDYVSEEYLAGCPYFGCIAGRYANRIANGKFTLDGQEYKLAVNNGPNHLHGGLTGFDKVLWAPHKIEKPDMVGVELKYRSIHMEEGYPGNLDVTVTYTLNHKNELGIEYKAETDHTTVVNLTNHTYFNLTGNRENILHHSLKLYSDRYTETDATLIPTGKINKVAGTPFDFTEEHELGAKINELKDGYDLNFVLGDDIDKLKKAAVLSEDSSGRTIEVLTTEPGIQLYTGYYIPEMTGSNGKQLGRYAGVALETQHYPDSPNHPDFPSTRLQPGDQFHSKTVYRFGLK
- a CDS encoding TRAP transporter small permease, whose amino-acid sequence is MKLRNIVDKILERAVVILMGALVLDVLWQVASRYIFQDPSSFTDELAGFLLIWVGLLGAAWAAGMKQHLAIDLLSQKLSPERRKYLDILVNILVMLFALAVMVIGGIWLVYTRFYLGQISAAMQIPLGYVYLVVPLSGFLIMYYSIDEIARLTKNPNAEKI